The sequence GACGCCGATGACATCGTTGCCATTTTCTGCTAAACAGGCTGCGGTTACGAGTCCTACATAGCCTGTCCCAATAACTGCAACCTTCAATCTGATAGTTCCTTAAACTGATGATTGGACGGCAGCAAGTTCGTCTGCCCGGCGCAGCGATTCAAACGTCCCGGCATCGGTCCACCAGCCCCTTAGGAAACTGCAGGTCATCCTACCACGCTCGATATAGGCATTATTGACGTCGGTGATCTCAAGTTCGCCGCGTCTTGAGGGCTTCAACGTCTGGATGATTTCAAAGACCTGCCCGTCGTAAAAGTAGATACCGGTTACAGCCCAATTGGTGCGCGGATCGGAAGGCTTTTCGACGATTCCGGTGACCCGGCTGCCGTCAAAGTCCGCCACCCCGAAGCGATGCGGATCCGGGACTTCCTTCAGAACAACCCGGGCACCCTCTCCTTGTCCATTGTATTCCTGCACCATTTCCACCAGAGAGTCCTCGAAGATGTTGTCTCCTAAGATGACCACCATCGAGTCACCATGGACGAAGTTCTCGGCGAGTCCAAGCGCCTGGGCGATACCCCCGGCTTGATCCTGAACCTTATAGGTGAACCTGCAATTGAAGTCGCGGCCGCTGCCCAGGAGCCCGACGACATCGCCCATATGCTCGACGCCGGTTACGATGAGGATCTCCTCGATGCCGGCTTCGACCAGTTTCTCTATGGGATGGTAGATCATCGGCTTTCCC is a genomic window of Calditrichota bacterium containing:
- a CDS encoding spore coat protein — protein: MKGIVLAGGTGSRLYPLTKVTNKHLLPVGGKPMIYHPIEKLVEAGIEEILIVTGVEHMGDVVGLLGSGRDFNCRFTYKVQDQAGGIAQALGLAENFVHGDSMVVILGDNIFEDSLVEMVQEYNGQGEGARVVLKEVPDPHRFGVADFDGSRVTGIVEKPSDPRTNWAVTGIYFYDGQVFEIIQTLKPSRRGELEITDVNNAYIERGRMTCSFLRGWWTDAGTFESLRRADELAAVQSSV